A region from the Fusarium musae strain F31 chromosome 1, whole genome shotgun sequence genome encodes:
- a CDS encoding hypothetical protein (EggNog:ENOG41) — protein sequence MAINNQSDTLSIVEASIASLASALSQGHINSVELTAKHLLRIAKYDRRTTQLNAVPIINQDVFDAAQASDQRRSMGKSLGLLDGIPCTIKDSYKIRGMTVAAGSPAFKDLVANEDAFTVEKLRDAGAVFLGRTNMPPMAAGGMQRGVYGRAESPYNEAYLTAAFASGSSNGSATATAASFGVFGMGEETISSGRSPASNNGLVAYTPSRGLISIRGNWPLFPTCDTVVPHTRTVEDMFALLDVIVAADDKTSCDFWREQPFVKLPDVDSVRPKTFFDLSDPNALKGKRIGVPKMYIGGIDSDPDARKVHTRESVIELWKQARMILEGLGATVVETDFPLVTEFEKPLDGESESETPPHRNEIDMCQLMAYSWDDFLAANQDRNVATSLAQVESSTIFPHPPGCLPDRYDANDPLVRHTAVVAHISNGRVPTYEITNLGAALHNLELKRKSAFEDWLDALELDMVVWPCNADVGKANADIDEESAKHAWLNGVLYSNGNCAIRQFGIPTVSVPMGVMADTRMPVNLTFASKAYDDKNLFRYAYAFEKGSLLRQQPSRTPPLVSDAIVCGQEGKDIGSSPPQLTIDASIDATASIVDGERQFTVFGTFDETESPEWHVYVDGEELEDVKVINGKWEAQVNTKEVQRSRTEEVSVPDFSKSMVLALVKSKTGRATAKMVFI from the exons ATGGCTATTAACAACCAGAGTGAT ACACTCTCTATTGTGGAGGCCTCAATTGCATCCCTTGCATCTGCACTTTCTCAAGGCCATATCAACAGCGTTGAACTGACCGCCAAGCACTTGCTGAGAATCGCCAAGTATGATCGCCGAACCACTCAACTCAACGCTGTCCCAATCATCAATCAAGATGTGTTTGATGCTGCCCAAGCGTCGGACCAGCGTCGCTCTATGGGCAAGTCACTTGGTTTGCTGGATGGAATTCCTTGCACTATTAAAGATTCTTACAAGATCCGAGGAATGACGGTAGCTGCTGGGTCTCCCGCTTTCAAGGATCTCGTCGCAAATGAAGATGCCTTTACcgttgagaagctgagagACGCTGGCGCTGTGTTCTTGGGCCGCACCAACATGCCCCCAATGGCTGCAGGTGGAATGCAGCGAGGCGTTTATGGTCGTGCTGAGTCGCCCTACAATGAAGCATACCTCACGGCTGCTTTTGCTTCAGGATCATCTAATGGGTCTGCCACAGCGACCGCAGCAAGTTTTGGAGTCTTTGGTATGGGGGAAGAGACCATCTCCTCTGGCCGCTCACCCGCTTCTAATAATGGTTTGGTGGCATATACTCCCTCCAGGGGTCTCATATCAATCAGAGGCAACTGGCCGCTTTTCCCCACTTGTGACACTGTTGTTCCGCACACGAGAACTGTGGAAGACATGTTTGCGCTTCTGGATGTCATTGTTGCGGCAGATGACAAGACAAGCTGCGACTTTTGGCGTGAGCAGCCTTTCGTCAAGCTCCCTGACGTCGATTCTGTGCGACCCAAGACTTTCTTTGATCTCTCTGATCCCAATgctctcaagggcaagagaATCGGCGTACCAAAGATGTACATTGGCGGCATCGACTCTGACCCCGATGCCCGAAAGGTCCATACTCGCGAGAGCGTAATCGAGCTTTGGAAGCAGGCCAGGATGATACTTGAGGGACTAGGCGCTACTGTTGTTGAGACAGACTTTCCGCTCGTCACCGAGTTTGAGAAACCTCTCGATGGTGAGAGCGAGTCAGAAACACCGCCTCATCGCAATGAGATTGATATGTGCCAATTGATGGCCTATTCTTGGGACGACTTCCTGGCTGCAAACCAAGATAGAAACGTGGCGACGAGTCTTGCACAAGTCGAGTCGTCAACCATATTCCCCCATCCTCCTGGATGCCTACCAGACAGATACGATGCCAACGATCCCCTTGTGCGACATACAGCTGTTGTTGCCCACATCTCCAATGGTCGTGTCCCGACTTACGAGATTACAAACCTGGGAGCTGCACTTCACAACCTTGAGTTGAAGCGCAAGTCAGCTTTTGAAGACTGGCTGGATGCTTTGGAGTTGGACATGGTTGTATGGCCTTGTAATGCCGACGTGGGAAAAGCTAATGCGGATATTGATGAAGAGTCTGCAAAGCATGCATGGCTCAATGGTGTTTTGTATTCCAATGGAAACTGCGCAATTCGTCAGTTTGGTATCCCGACAGTCAGTGTGCCAATGGGAGTCATGGCTGACACGAGGATGCCTGTCAATCTCACCTTCGCATCCAAGGCTTATGATGACAAGAACCTGTTTCGATATGCCTATGCGTTTGAGAAGGGCAGCTTACTTCGTCAGCAGCCATCGAGAACCCCACCGCTGGTGTCAGATGCTATTGTGTGCGGTCAAGAGGGTAAGGACATCGGATCATCACCGCCCCAGCTGACAATAGATGCCTCTATAGATGCCACAGCATCTATTGTAGACGGAGAAAGACAGTTCACAGTTTTCGGCACgtttgatgagactgaaTCTCCGGAGTGGCATGTTTATGTTGATGGGGAGGAGTTGGAAGACGTCAAGGTCATCAATGGGAAATGGGAGGCACAGGTGAACACAAAGGAGGTGCAGAGGTCTCGAACAGAAGAAGTCAGCGTTCCTGATTTCAGCAAGTCAATGGTCTTGGCCTTAGTCAAAAGCAAGACAGGAAGGGCTACTGCTAAGATGGTATTTATTTAG
- a CDS encoding hypothetical protein (EggNog:ENOG41~MEROPS:MER0034745): protein MIIINSFYPQQFEHPQLGPIIGRKRNEHVVQFRIIPYGHVAARFRHATLVSELPPKQRTFTEHGHACPQNEQCMEPFGGPIPGNEKREYDEFFSLDLTIITPGSALKFGNTHKVPVMVYVHGGGFTVGAQYGGPNGPRRRSGKPQRLAFQCVQKFISGFGGDINRITALGESAPSSSLAFHLSYNVPLFDRAILQSGTASAVSPKPLANKDEEYQALLKFCGISVDDPQRLEKLIAVPTDKIVEAATSINKAAFSPLADKSFFPIIPNYLNHAKIISDCSWIAAIVTGDVVFEGCLFAHSIVDVRPEVFYQHVENALGVENANRVLEVYEISRNMNENLFWARLCTLCGDAMFSGKTMSLSAHQFQRG from the exons ATGATAATCATCAATAGTTTCTATCCTCAGCAGTTTGAGCATCCTCAACTCGGTCCAATTATTGGAAGAAAGCGAAACGAGCATGTCGTTCAGTTTCGTATCATTCCATACGGCCATGTTGCTGCACGTTTCCGACACGCCACATTGGTCAGCGAGCTACCACCAAAACAACGCACGTTCACGGAACACGGCCATGCCTGTCCTCAAAACGAGCAGTGCATGGAACCATTTGGTGGTCCTATCCCGGGAAACGAAAAGCGAGAATACGATGAGTTTTTTTCTCTCGACCTGACCATCATAACACCAGGGTCGGCCTTGAAGTTTGGGAATACCCACAAAGTACCCGTCATGGTGTATGTCCATGGTGGAGGCTTTACGGTTGGTGCGCAATACGGTGGCCCTAATG GACCTCGTCGACGAAGCGGCAAACCTCAACGTCTGGCCTTCCAATGTGTTCAAAAGTTCATTTCGGGTTTTGGTGGTGACATCAACAGGATCACCGCACTCGGTGAAAGCGCTCCCAGTTCCTCACTCGCCTTCCACCTAAGTTACAATGTCCCCCTCTTCGATCGAGCCATTCTACAATCCGGAACGGCATCTGCAGTCAGTCCCAAACCCCTTGCAAACAAAGACGAAGAATACCAGGCACTGCTTAAGTTCTGCGGGATCAGTGTAGACGATCCTCAACGCCTCGAGAAGCTCATAGCTGTACCGACTGACAAGATCGTCGAGGCAGCTACGTCTATCAACAAGGCAGCTTTCTCACCACTGGCCGACAAAAGCTTCTTTCCAATTATTCCCAATTACCTCAATCATGCCAAGATAATATCCGATTGCTCTTGGATAGCTGCTATCGTCACAGGTGATGTAGTGTTTGAG GGCTGTCTGTTTGCGCACAGCATTGTGGATGTGCGGCCTGAAGTTTTCTACCAACACGTGGAAAATGCGCTTGGTGTAGAAAATGCCAACAGAGTATTAGAGGTTTACGAGATCTCCAGAAACATGAATGAGAACTTGTTCTGGGCCAGATTATGCACATTGTGTGGTGATGCTATGTTCTCCGGTAAGACAATGTCCCTTTCAGCCCATCAATTTCAGCGAGGTTAA